A single window of Gemmatimonadales bacterium DNA harbors:
- the rplU gene encoding 50S ribosomal protein L21 encodes MYVIFKALGHQFKAQEGDTVRLPLMEAEPGSKVTFNEVLLTSDGDSVQAGTPFVANAAVEAEVIGQAKGEKIYVFKFKRRKNYRRKTGHRQKYTDVRITAVKVG; translated from the coding sequence ATGTACGTGATTTTCAAAGCCTTAGGGCATCAGTTCAAGGCGCAGGAGGGCGATACCGTCCGCCTGCCTCTCATGGAAGCCGAGCCGGGCAGCAAGGTCACCTTCAACGAGGTGCTGCTGACGTCCGATGGTGACTCCGTTCAGGCTGGCACGCCCTTCGTGGCGAACGCGGCCGTCGAGGCGGAAGTCATCGGCCAGGCGAAGGGTGAGAAGATCTACGTCTTCAAGTTCAAGCGGCGGAAGAACTATCGCCGCAAGACGGGACATCGGCAGAAGTATACCGACGTGCGCATTACCGCCGTCAAGGTAGGCTGA
- a CDS encoding acyl-CoA dehydrogenase family protein → MDDSLYFSEQHHQVREMVREFAQTHVAPVARELDRTSTFPWENIKRMGELGMLGVPWSEELGGAGLDQIAYYITIHEMAKVDASHGLTISAHTNLGTSPIVEFGTQAQRERYVPLLASGAVLGGFGLTEPGAGSDAGGTATTAEDKGDHFLLNGAKIFITHAGVGEIFSVTARTDPGQGHRGITSFIVTKDTVDLDQCRELGVGHAPDLPKIEGVRAGKKEDKMGWRASDTRELHFDNAVIPKENMLGERGSGFVNFLKTLDAGRIGIAALSLGIAEGAYQAALEYAGTRKQFGRYIGSFQGISFKLADMAMEIEAGTHLLYTAARLKQAGKPFKKEAAMAKLFCSELAMRATTEAVQIFGGYGYTAEYPVERMMRDAKVCEIGEGTSEIQRIVIARHILGSVVDG, encoded by the coding sequence ATGGACGATTCACTGTATTTCTCCGAACAGCACCACCAGGTTCGCGAAATGGTGCGCGAATTTGCCCAAACGCACGTGGCCCCGGTGGCCCGTGAACTGGACCGGACCTCCACCTTCCCCTGGGAAAACATCAAGCGGATGGGCGAGCTCGGAATGCTCGGGGTACCGTGGTCTGAGGAATTGGGAGGGGCCGGCCTCGATCAGATTGCCTACTACATCACCATTCATGAGATGGCCAAGGTCGACGCATCCCACGGCCTGACCATCAGCGCGCACACCAACCTCGGCACCTCGCCGATCGTCGAGTTCGGGACCCAGGCGCAGCGCGAGCGCTACGTCCCGCTGCTGGCGTCAGGTGCGGTCCTGGGGGGCTTTGGCCTGACCGAGCCCGGGGCAGGCAGTGACGCCGGAGGCACTGCGACCACCGCCGAGGACAAGGGCGATCACTTCCTGCTCAACGGCGCCAAGATCTTCATCACTCATGCGGGTGTGGGCGAAATCTTCTCGGTCACCGCGCGCACCGATCCCGGCCAGGGTCACCGCGGCATTACCAGCTTCATCGTGACCAAGGACACGGTCGATCTCGATCAGTGCCGAGAACTCGGTGTGGGGCATGCGCCAGACCTGCCGAAGATCGAGGGCGTCCGCGCCGGGAAGAAGGAAGACAAGATGGGGTGGCGCGCCAGCGACACGCGCGAACTCCATTTCGACAATGCTGTCATTCCCAAAGAGAATATGCTCGGCGAGCGGGGCAGCGGCTTCGTCAACTTTCTCAAGACGCTCGATGCCGGACGCATCGGTATTGCCGCCCTCTCGCTCGGCATCGCTGAGGGCGCTTACCAGGCGGCGCTCGAGTACGCCGGAACCCGCAAGCAGTTCGGACGTTACATCGGCAGCTTCCAGGGCATCAGCTTCAAGCTGGCCGACATGGCCATGGAAATCGAAGCGGGCACGCACTTGCTCTACACCGCCGCTCGGCTCAAGCAGGCCGGCAAGCCGTTCAAGAAGGAGGCGGCGATGGCCAAGCTGTTCTGCTCGGAACTGGCCATGCGAGCCACCACCGAGGCCGTACAGATCTTCGGCGGATACGGCTATACGGCCGAGTACCCGGTCGAGCGGATGATGCGCGACGCCAAGGTCTGTGAGATCGGTGAAGGCACCAGCGAGATCCAGCGGATCGTGATCGCACGCCACATTCTTGGCAGCGTGGTCGACGGCTGA
- a CDS encoding ATP-dependent DNA helicase RecQ, with the protein MSSAAPPQAPSLDTAVAVLERHFGYSAFRAPQERVIRSVLSGRDTLGVLPTGAGKSVCFQVPAMVLGGVTIVISPLLALMQDQVDAARRRGLPARSLNSLQTAKEQSQTRQELSEGRLRLLYVAPERHRRLLEELAEAGQHVSLLAVDEAHCIAEWGPDFRPAYLGLGRLRSALGNPAAVALTGSATPEVRDTIARLLRLGAHQGGRFDRHVASFDRRNLWFGVVRIKDQRDRLRTLLELTRDVPGAMIVYGATRNTVEALARVLRERGKRAVAYHAGLTKERRAEVLGAFLEDRIEVVVATCAFGMGIDKPTVRLVVHWTMPPTPESYYQEAGRAGRDGNPSRCVLLYHPSDSELPRRALDVTFPPRGLIERAGRDRAMLTTLPKNVAASVSRLHQEIAARTEADPWVRIARRRKAAEGRIAAVDRYARERRCRRAALLEYFGERSVRCSGCDVCSCRP; encoded by the coding sequence ATGAGCTCTGCCGCTCCACCCCAGGCGCCCTCGCTTGACACCGCTGTGGCTGTTCTCGAGCGCCACTTCGGCTACTCGGCGTTTCGTGCCCCGCAGGAACGCGTCATTCGGTCCGTCCTGTCAGGGCGCGACACGCTTGGCGTGCTGCCGACCGGCGCGGGCAAATCCGTCTGCTTCCAGGTACCGGCCATGGTGCTCGGTGGCGTCACGATCGTTATCTCACCGCTGCTGGCCCTGATGCAGGATCAAGTCGACGCCGCGCGCCGTCGCGGGCTTCCTGCCCGGTCACTCAACAGCCTGCAGACGGCAAAGGAACAGAGTCAGACGCGGCAAGAACTTTCGGAAGGCCGCCTGCGCCTTCTCTATGTCGCGCCCGAGCGGCATCGTCGACTGCTCGAGGAGCTCGCCGAGGCAGGCCAGCACGTGTCGCTCCTGGCGGTTGACGAAGCGCACTGTATCGCTGAATGGGGACCGGACTTTCGGCCGGCCTATCTCGGTCTGGGTCGCCTCAGGAGCGCCCTGGGGAATCCGGCCGCGGTCGCCCTGACCGGCAGCGCCACCCCGGAAGTCCGCGACACGATTGCCAGGTTGCTCCGCTTGGGGGCGCATCAGGGCGGTCGGTTCGACCGGCACGTCGCCTCGTTCGATCGACGGAACCTTTGGTTCGGAGTCGTCCGGATCAAGGATCAGCGTGACCGCCTTCGCACACTCCTCGAGCTGACCCGGGACGTACCCGGTGCGATGATCGTCTATGGCGCGACCCGGAACACGGTGGAGGCACTGGCCCGGGTCCTGCGAGAGCGGGGCAAACGCGCCGTTGCCTACCATGCCGGGCTGACCAAGGAACGGCGTGCCGAGGTACTGGGGGCGTTCCTGGAGGACCGTATCGAGGTGGTTGTCGCTACCTGTGCATTTGGAATGGGCATCGACAAACCGACCGTCCGCCTCGTCGTCCATTGGACGATGCCGCCGACGCCGGAATCGTACTACCAGGAGGCGGGGCGGGCGGGGCGTGACGGCAACCCATCGCGCTGTGTGCTCCTCTACCACCCATCCGATTCCGAGCTGCCCAGACGCGCCCTCGATGTCACCTTTCCGCCCCGGGGGCTGATCGAGCGGGCGGGGCGCGATCGGGCAATGCTGACCACCCTCCCCAAGAATGTGGCGGCGTCGGTATCCCGGCTTCACCAGGAAATCGCAGCGCGAACCGAAGCCGATCCGTGGGTGCGAATCGCTCGTCGCCGCAAGGCGGCCGAAGGCCGGATCGCGGCTGTCGACAGGTACGCACGCGAACGCCGCTGCCGTCGCGCGGCGCTGCTCGAATACTTCGGCGAACGGTCGGTCCGCTGCTCAGGCTGCGATGTCTGTAGTTGTCGCCCGTGA
- a CDS encoding S8 family serine peptidase, translated as MRVSRVWAGAAFFALACGPAPVEAPRPTMDPGRVPPPRVEVAPPPPPAEPILPPEEAARRGLMPLASTNVWAYRQSHPTYDGRGVLIGILDSGVDAAVPGLLTTSTGDRKILDLRDFSGEGRVRLSAPSIRGDTILVGTIQLLGMQRVAGMVAPGTVLAGLLRERPLGDMPAGDLNGNGSNGDTLAVVIGRAPDGWVLFADTDGDGSLANERPVRDFLAARETFGWATSGRPSPLAVAVNFSGTDTAPVLDLFFDTSGHGTHVAGIAAGHMLYGVDGFDGVAPGAQVLGLKISNNAHGGISVTGAMVRAIDYAIRFARERRLPLVLNMSFGVGNEREGAARIDAIVDSLLAANPEVLFATSAGNDGPGLSTMGFPGSADRALSVGATIPPAFTGAAAGDVVAFFSSRGGEVAKPDILAPGIAFSTVPRWDTGSEDKSGTSMASPHAAGALALLLSGLVQEKRTWTAAQIKQAVRATGRPMPGAARPDQGAGLLDVIAADEVLRRLPAMAAVRTLVGGVPGGGILRFIEPGRTRDTTIGVEVRGSLGGRIRLVSDAAWLVAPPAVQLTPPSTRFDVTVRASAVRGAGVLNGVITGWATDTTIGPLLTVPATLAAPFALPDTGLLVRTSIAAGAAQRIMVPADSGRPFRVEVTTAAAGQEVLAFLHEPGGQPFRIDNGRRGGPSPQAASYELDGREIVTGTYEVVAVAPPAAGATVDMRVVRAPLSLGAERVRGDSVVASLTNPTGAQVTGTAMFGLVGAERGVVFSQRGSAERRIPVRMPSWARRMVVTMRLPREQWPAFTDLGLSVVDREDRILGHDPMNYALGQVTLELDDVGMDRDVDIVLLPGLADPTAEPTWNATISIRFYAESPVLVEIPAGAEFAVASGATTSIRFPIGAVPWRLGDGFFPLAQLVVDVHGELWGNEVRLPAPTGPIMP; from the coding sequence ATGCGAGTGTCTAGGGTCTGGGCGGGCGCGGCGTTCTTCGCGCTTGCCTGTGGCCCGGCGCCCGTCGAAGCGCCCCGACCGACGATGGATCCCGGCCGGGTTCCACCACCTCGGGTTGAAGTCGCTCCACCACCACCGCCCGCCGAGCCGATTCTCCCTCCAGAAGAGGCTGCCCGGCGCGGGCTGATGCCACTGGCCTCGACCAACGTCTGGGCCTATCGACAGAGTCATCCGACCTACGACGGGCGGGGAGTTCTGATCGGGATTCTGGACAGCGGTGTCGATGCTGCCGTACCCGGCCTGCTGACCACCTCCACCGGCGACCGCAAGATTCTCGATCTGCGCGACTTCTCCGGGGAGGGTAGGGTCAGGCTCAGTGCGCCGTCGATTCGGGGCGACACCATCTTGGTGGGGACCATCCAGTTGCTCGGCATGCAGCGGGTGGCCGGGATGGTCGCGCCGGGGACGGTGCTGGCCGGTCTGCTTCGCGAACGGCCGCTGGGCGATATGCCTGCCGGCGACCTCAACGGCAACGGCAGTAACGGAGACACGCTTGCCGTCGTGATCGGCAGAGCGCCGGACGGGTGGGTACTCTTTGCCGATACCGACGGCGACGGCTCGCTCGCCAACGAACGGCCGGTGCGCGACTTCCTGGCCGCGCGTGAAACCTTCGGCTGGGCTACCAGCGGCCGACCCAGTCCGCTCGCAGTCGCCGTCAACTTTTCCGGCACGGACACAGCGCCAGTCCTGGACCTGTTCTTCGACACCAGCGGCCACGGAACCCATGTGGCGGGGATAGCCGCGGGCCACATGCTGTACGGGGTCGATGGTTTCGACGGCGTTGCGCCAGGTGCGCAAGTGCTTGGTCTCAAGATCTCGAACAACGCGCACGGCGGAATCTCAGTTACCGGCGCCATGGTTCGGGCCATCGACTACGCCATCCGCTTTGCTCGTGAACGGCGCCTTCCTCTGGTGCTCAACATGAGTTTCGGCGTTGGCAATGAGCGCGAGGGCGCCGCCCGGATCGATGCGATTGTCGATTCGCTGCTGGCGGCCAATCCGGAAGTGCTGTTTGCCACGAGCGCAGGCAACGACGGCCCTGGACTCTCGACCATGGGATTCCCGGGATCCGCTGATCGCGCTTTGTCTGTCGGCGCCACCATCCCGCCCGCCTTTACCGGCGCTGCGGCGGGAGACGTGGTTGCCTTCTTCAGCTCGCGTGGCGGCGAAGTCGCCAAGCCGGATATCCTGGCGCCGGGCATCGCGTTCTCCACGGTGCCGCGCTGGGACACCGGATCAGAGGATAAGAGTGGCACCAGCATGGCGTCACCGCACGCGGCTGGTGCCCTCGCGCTGCTGCTGTCGGGTCTGGTGCAGGAGAAGCGAACTTGGACCGCCGCGCAGATCAAGCAGGCGGTCCGCGCCACCGGTCGGCCGATGCCCGGCGCGGCGCGGCCGGATCAGGGAGCCGGCCTGCTCGATGTCATCGCGGCGGACGAAGTGCTCCGCAGGCTTCCGGCCATGGCGGCGGTGCGCACGCTGGTTGGCGGTGTGCCCGGTGGAGGCATTCTTCGATTCATCGAGCCGGGGCGCACCCGCGATACCACCATCGGCGTCGAAGTTCGCGGCAGCCTCGGCGGGCGGATTCGACTCGTGAGTGATGCTGCGTGGCTGGTGGCGCCGCCCGCCGTCCAGCTGACGCCGCCGTCGACGCGGTTCGATGTGACCGTTAGGGCATCCGCCGTTCGGGGTGCCGGTGTCCTTAACGGCGTCATCACGGGATGGGCCACGGATACGACCATCGGACCGCTGCTGACGGTGCCGGCTACGCTGGCGGCGCCGTTCGCCCTGCCGGACACCGGACTCCTCGTCCGCACCTCGATTGCCGCGGGTGCGGCCCAGCGCATCATGGTGCCGGCCGATTCGGGCCGGCCGTTTCGGGTCGAGGTAACCACGGCTGCGGCGGGGCAGGAGGTGCTGGCCTTCCTGCACGAGCCGGGTGGGCAGCCGTTTCGGATCGACAACGGCCGGCGAGGCGGGCCGAGTCCGCAGGCGGCCAGCTATGAGCTCGACGGGCGCGAGATCGTGACAGGTACCTACGAGGTGGTCGCAGTTGCGCCGCCTGCCGCTGGAGCCACGGTTGACATGCGGGTGGTACGCGCGCCCCTGTCGCTCGGCGCCGAGCGGGTGCGCGGCGACAGTGTCGTGGCGAGTCTGACCAATCCGACGGGAGCGCAGGTGACGGGAACAGCCATGTTCGGGCTGGTAGGTGCGGAGCGAGGCGTCGTCTTCAGTCAGCGTGGATCGGCGGAACGCCGCATTCCGGTGCGGATGCCGAGTTGGGCCCGGCGGATGGTCGTGACGATGAGGCTGCCGCGTGAGCAGTGGCCTGCATTCACCGATCTTGGTCTCAGTGTGGTCGATAGGGAGGACCGTATCCTGGGTCACGACCCGATGAACTATGCGCTGGGGCAGGTCACCCTCGAACTCGACGACGTCGGCATGGATCGGGATGTCGACATCGTGCTGCTGCCTGGCTTGGCGGATCCCACGGCCGAACCGACCTGGAATGCCACGATCTCGATCCGCTTCTACGCTGAGTCTCCCGTGCTCGTCGAGATTCCCGCCGGAGCCGAGTTTGCGGTCGCATCCGGGGCGACGACCTCGATTCGATTTCCCATCGGTGCGGTACCATGGCGCCTGGGCGACGGGTTTTTTCCGCTGGCGCAGCTGGTGGTCGACGTGCACGGCGAGCTCTGGGGCAACGAGGTCCGGCTCCCGGCTCCGACCGGCCCGATCATGCCATGA
- a CDS encoding Ig-like domain-containing protein, whose protein sequence is MRDCDRRTSGRDSVRSTPATIILTATILTGCGGGGTGPTPPPPPPAPVAVASIVIAPDTTVLVPGGTRQFIATTLDEAGNALTDRTVIWAATTRAATASTSGLVTALSPGTGYITATSSEGLETQAMFTVLDGAVIGANGGAVTAASGAVALSVPEGALTQSTTITIKPEGTPPASKRLVPGTAYEFGPDGATFMQPVTIKLRYGVLAAANKDQNRLRLHRYVNSGWVEVPGSTVNVVERTVTGQASAFSTYAILELPPAP, encoded by the coding sequence ATGCGTGATTGCGATCGCCGTACCAGTGGCCGTGATTCGGTCCGTTCAACCCCGGCTACCATCATCCTTACTGCCACCATCCTGACCGGGTGCGGCGGTGGCGGTACCGGGCCCACGCCTCCCCCACCGCCTCCGGCACCCGTTGCTGTGGCCAGCATCGTGATTGCACCCGACACGACGGTTCTGGTACCCGGAGGGACCCGACAGTTCATCGCCACCACGCTCGATGAAGCGGGAAACGCCTTGACCGATCGAACGGTCATCTGGGCAGCGACAACCCGCGCCGCCACGGCCAGCACATCAGGACTCGTAACGGCACTGTCCCCAGGGACCGGCTATATCACCGCGACCTCCTCTGAAGGACTGGAGACTCAGGCCATGTTTACCGTGCTCGATGGAGCAGTGATCGGTGCCAACGGTGGCGCCGTCACCGCGGCGTCCGGGGCGGTCGCACTCTCTGTACCGGAAGGGGCCCTGACGCAATCGACTACCATCACGATCAAACCCGAAGGGACACCGCCGGCCAGCAAACGCCTGGTCCCCGGAACAGCCTACGAATTCGGACCCGATGGCGCCACGTTCATGCAGCCAGTTACGATCAAGCTGCGGTATGGTGTACTGGCTGCAGCCAACAAAGACCAGAATCGACTCCGCCTCCATCGATACGTGAATTCGGGGTGGGTCGAGGTACCTGGAAGCACCGTCAATGTGGTGGAACGCACGGTGACGGGACAGGCTTCGGCGTTCAGCACCTACGCGATCCTGGAACTGCCGCCCGCACCTTAG
- a CDS encoding Rne/Rng family ribonuclease, producing MAILEDDRLAELMFDRPDQRRIVGDIYLGRVDAVLPGIQAAFIDIGLEKSAFLHASDLLEPDEDEEPSDKDDADDIPDVDEVQAEENGRAKSNGKNGEPRQREAGRRAVPDIAEILKKGQILPVQVTKEPISTKGCRVTAQISLPGRFLVYMPYASRVGVSRKIESREQRAKLRELVTRLLPEDAGGMIVRTVAEGVTEDQFEREVESLLNQWKKIKRKQGYVRKAPALLQREASLTRGLIRDVFSDKVDGLWIDSKEIHKEIEQYLEQVDPELMGRARLYAESVPLFDKFGIEAEIKGLFKPRVDLPSGGSLVIQPTEALVSIDVNTGRYTGKKDPEKTILKTNLDAAREIARQLRLRDLGGIIVCDFIDMESRGNRDRVLQELRTHLGRDRARTKALAVSDLGLVEMTRQRVRGSLWSTMTTECHQCHGTGRVFTPEVVSRRIERSLKRVANEQRERQIRVRLHPEVALYLKEEEPKLVTGLARLLGVEIELRDDPTVHQDEFRLVSQPGGRDVTEVYAVA from the coding sequence GTGGCCATTCTCGAGGACGACCGGCTCGCCGAGCTGATGTTCGATCGTCCCGATCAGCGCCGCATCGTCGGCGACATTTACCTGGGCCGGGTCGATGCCGTGCTGCCGGGCATTCAGGCCGCGTTCATCGACATCGGCTTGGAGAAGAGCGCCTTCCTCCACGCCTCGGATCTGCTCGAGCCTGACGAAGACGAGGAGCCGAGCGACAAGGACGACGCCGACGACATTCCTGATGTCGACGAAGTTCAGGCCGAGGAGAACGGTCGGGCCAAGAGCAACGGGAAGAACGGTGAACCGCGCCAGCGGGAGGCCGGTCGCCGGGCGGTGCCCGACATTGCCGAGATCCTGAAGAAGGGGCAGATCCTCCCTGTCCAAGTCACCAAAGAGCCGATCAGCACCAAGGGATGCCGGGTCACTGCGCAGATCTCGCTGCCGGGTCGCTTCCTGGTCTACATGCCGTATGCCTCGCGGGTCGGCGTCAGTCGCAAAATCGAAAGTCGTGAGCAACGCGCCAAGCTGAGAGAACTGGTGACGCGACTGCTGCCCGAAGATGCCGGCGGCATGATCGTGCGCACCGTGGCCGAAGGCGTCACGGAGGATCAGTTCGAGCGTGAAGTCGAATCGCTGCTCAATCAGTGGAAAAAGATCAAGCGCAAGCAGGGTTATGTCCGGAAGGCGCCGGCGCTGCTGCAGCGAGAGGCCAGCCTGACCCGCGGGCTGATTCGCGACGTCTTCTCCGACAAGGTCGATGGCCTTTGGATCGACTCCAAAGAGATTCACAAGGAAATCGAGCAGTACCTCGAGCAGGTCGATCCCGAGCTGATGGGACGGGCTCGTCTGTATGCGGAGTCAGTGCCGCTTTTCGACAAGTTCGGAATCGAGGCCGAGATCAAGGGGCTGTTCAAGCCGCGGGTCGACTTGCCCTCGGGTGGCTCCTTGGTGATTCAGCCGACCGAGGCGCTGGTCTCGATCGACGTCAACACCGGTCGATACACCGGCAAGAAGGACCCTGAGAAGACGATCCTCAAGACGAATCTGGACGCCGCGCGGGAAATTGCTCGCCAGCTGCGCTTGCGGGATCTCGGTGGCATCATCGTCTGCGACTTCATTGATATGGAGTCTCGGGGTAACCGCGACCGCGTGCTGCAGGAGCTCCGGACCCATCTGGGCCGCGACCGAGCCCGTACCAAGGCGCTCGCGGTATCCGATCTCGGTCTGGTGGAAATGACGCGACAGCGGGTCCGCGGGTCACTCTGGTCGACGATGACGACCGAGTGCCATCAGTGCCACGGTACCGGTCGCGTCTTCACGCCCGAGGTCGTCAGTCGGCGGATCGAACGGTCGCTCAAACGGGTTGCCAACGAGCAGCGCGAGCGGCAGATCCGGGTTCGGCTCCATCCCGAAGTCGCGCTCTACCTCAAGGAAGAGGAGCCCAAGCTGGTGACCGGGCTGGCCCGACTCCTGGGGGTCGAAATCGAGCTTCGGGACGACCCGACGGTGCATCAGGATGAGTTCCGGCTGGTCAGTCAGCCGGGGGGCAGGGACGTGACTGAAGTGTACGCGGTGGCCTGA
- a CDS encoding amidohydrolase family protein, translating to MMRRSTLSLAALVALGGTAAAQTVAITNGTVFPVSGPKIERGTVVITNGRVTAVGANAAVPAGATIVDAAGKWVTPGLIHSDAAAGTGIGSLQGFGEAAKQGQINPSFDLTLGIDPEAISIPLARTGGITTGILLPNGSFLPGVAVTVDYAGSRVDDMIVKAPSALLINLTTGSRGAGGGTRAGTIAALKALFRDALEYDRRRLEYNRAATQQFSAPVEELAALLPALRGEVPVVIAANRRIDIENALRLAREHRLRLVLLGAVEGWKVAEAIAAAKVPVIVGPTQDIPSFDGLGARLDNIVLLREAGVAVIIAGSDPGGERGLRYAAGNAVRNGLSWDDALRAVTQAPAQALGLPQYGTLAVGSIGNVVVWSGDPFELSSAAEKVFIRGTETSLRTREHELRDRYMTVPPVR from the coding sequence ATGATGCGCCGCTCAACACTTTCGCTTGCCGCGCTGGTGGCCCTCGGGGGTACGGCAGCCGCGCAGACCGTAGCCATTACCAATGGCACCGTGTTTCCGGTGTCGGGGCCCAAGATCGAACGCGGCACGGTTGTGATCACCAATGGCCGAGTTACCGCCGTGGGCGCCAATGCTGCGGTACCGGCGGGGGCGACGATCGTCGATGCTGCCGGTAAGTGGGTCACACCCGGCCTGATTCATTCGGACGCCGCTGCAGGTACCGGGATCGGCAGCCTGCAGGGATTCGGTGAGGCCGCGAAGCAGGGACAGATCAACCCGTCGTTCGATCTGACACTGGGCATCGACCCCGAGGCCATCTCGATTCCGCTCGCCCGAACCGGAGGTATTACCACGGGCATCCTGCTGCCGAACGGTTCCTTCCTGCCAGGGGTCGCCGTTACGGTCGACTATGCGGGGAGCCGAGTCGACGACATGATCGTGAAAGCTCCATCGGCGCTGCTGATCAACCTGACGACCGGCAGCCGAGGCGCGGGCGGCGGCACCCGCGCCGGAACGATCGCGGCGCTCAAGGCCCTCTTCCGCGACGCGCTCGAGTACGACCGGCGGCGACTCGAGTACAACCGCGCGGCGACACAACAGTTCAGCGCACCTGTCGAAGAACTGGCCGCGCTCCTGCCCGCGCTTCGTGGCGAGGTTCCGGTCGTGATCGCGGCGAACCGTCGGATCGACATCGAGAACGCACTCCGGCTCGCCCGCGAACATCGGCTCCGGCTCGTCCTGCTTGGTGCGGTCGAAGGATGGAAGGTGGCGGAGGCGATTGCGGCCGCGAAGGTTCCGGTCATCGTCGGACCGACACAAGACATCCCGAGCTTCGACGGTCTGGGCGCGCGGCTCGACAACATCGTCTTGCTTCGCGAGGCCGGTGTCGCCGTCATCATCGCTGGCAGCGATCCCGGTGGTGAGCGGGGCCTTCGCTATGCCGCCGGCAACGCCGTACGCAACGGGCTCTCCTGGGATGACGCGCTCCGGGCCGTGACCCAGGCGCCCGCGCAGGCGCTCGGCCTGCCCCAGTACGGCACGCTTGCGGTTGGCAGCATCGGCAACGTCGTGGTCTGGTCTGGCGATCCGTTCGAGCTTTCGTCGGCGGCGGAAAAGGTGTTCATTCGCGGCACAGAAACGTCCCTCCGAACCCGCGAACACGAACTCCGCGACCGCTACATGACGGTGCCGCCGGTTCGCTAA
- the rpmA gene encoding 50S ribosomal protein L27 produces the protein MAHKKGAGSSRNGRTANPKYLGVKRFGGEQVVAGNIILRQRGTKFHPGKNVRRANDDTLFAVADGVVTFEWKAKGKQQVSVYPALAN, from the coding sequence ATGGCACATAAAAAGGGCGCGGGCTCCTCGAGAAACGGACGCACCGCCAATCCGAAGTACCTGGGCGTCAAGCGGTTCGGCGGCGAGCAGGTCGTGGCTGGCAACATCATTCTCCGCCAGCGTGGCACCAAGTTCCACCCGGGCAAGAACGTCCGCCGGGCCAACGATGACACCCTCTTCGCAGTCGCGGACGGCGTCGTCACCTTCGAGTGGAAGGCCAAGGGCAAGCAGCAGGTGTCGGTCTACCCGGCCCTCGCGAACTGA